A genomic window from Elaeis guineensis isolate ETL-2024a chromosome 3, EG11, whole genome shotgun sequence includes:
- the LOC105042099 gene encoding mitochondrial metalloendopeptidase OMA1 isoform X5, which produces MNFSRKAKSALSSLLSRYRNPLPNIPSPRSNGFRHSPPPPYPSAPFSRIFRPAAPTGAGAGAGRWRRCYYYYVDNRPLQHFRRRGGPRWYQNPRAVLLVAIVGGGAAITVYYGNLETVPYTKRTHFILLSPSLERQLGESQFEQLKAALRGKILPALHPDSVRVRLIAKEIIDALQRGLRHDERRWSDMEYASEFPAAAVFATPERSRDTLLALSRDEEKIEEKWSRKDEILDDKWIHQSRKEGEARRTAVKHLEGLNWEILVVRDSTVNAFCLPGGKIVVFTGLLDHFRTDAEIATVIGHEVGHCVARHVAEMISKNLWFTLLQLILLQFLAMPDLISAMSNLVLRLPHSRR; this is translated from the exons ATGAATTTTTCCCGGAAAGCAAAATCCgccctttcctctctcctctcccgtTATCGAAATCCTCTTCCCAATATCCCATCCCCGCGATCCAATGGATTTCGACACTCTCCCCCTCCACCTTATCCCTCCGCCCCCTTCTCCCGAATCTTCCGCCCCGCCGCCCCCACCGGCGCGGGCGCCGGCGCCGGGAGGTGGCGGCGGTGCTACTATTACTACGTGGACAACCGCCCACTCCAGCACTTCCGCCGCCGCGGCGGGCCCCGCTGGTACCAGAACCCTCGCGCCGTGCTCCTCGTCGCCATCGTCGGCGGCGGCGCCGCCATCACCGTCTACTACGGCAACCTCGAGACAGTCCCCTACACAAAGCGCACGCACTTCATCCTCCTCTCCCCCTCCCTCGAGCGCCAGCTCGGCGAGTCCCAGTTCGAGCAACTAAAGGCCGCCCTCCGCGGCAAGATCCTCCCCGCCCTCCACCCCGACAGCGTCCGCGTACGCCTCATCGCCAAGGAGATCATCGACGCCCTCCAGCGCGGCCTCCGCCACGACGAGCGCCGCTGGAGCGACATGGAGTACGCTTCCGAGTTCCCCGCCGCCGCCGTCTTTGCCACCCCCGAGCGCTCCCGGGACACTCTTCTAGCATTGAGCCGTGATGAagagaaaattgaagaaaaatggaGCCGGAAAGATGAGATTCTTGACGACAAATGGATCCACCAGAGCCGGAAGGAGGGCGAGGCTCGCAGGACCGCGGTCAAGCACTTGGAAGGATTGAATTGGGAGATCCTGGTTGTGAGGGACAGCACCGTCAATGCCTTCTGCCTTCCAGGCGGCAAGATTGTCGTGTTCACGGGGTTGCTCGACCATTTCAGGACCGATGCTGAGATCGCCACGGTCATCGGTCATGAG GTTGGCCATTGTGTTGCTCGGCATGTTGCAGAAATGATCTCAAAGAATTTGTGGTTTACTTTATTGCAGTTGATTCTTTTGCAATTCTTGGCGATGCCCGATCTTATCAGTGCAATGTCAAATCTTGTCCTCAGGCTTCCTCACTCAAGGCG
- the LOC105042099 gene encoding mitochondrial metalloendopeptidase OMA1 isoform X2 produces the protein MNFSRKAKSALSSLLSRYRNPLPNIPSPRSNGFRHSPPPPYPSAPFSRIFRPAAPTGAGAGAGRWRRCYYYYVDNRPLQHFRRRGGPRWYQNPRAVLLVAIVGGGAAITVYYGNLETVPYTKRTHFILLSPSLERQLGESQFEQLKAALRGKILPALHPDSVRVRLIAKEIIDALQRGLRHDERRWSDMEYASEFPAAAVFATPERSRDTLLALSRDEEKIEEKWSRKDEILDDKWIHQSRKEGEARRTAVKHLEGLNWEILVVRDSTVNAFCLPGGKIVVFTGLLDHFRTDAEIATVIGHEVGHCVARHVAEMISKNLWFTLLQLILLQFLAMPDLISAMSNLVLRLPHSRRCEQCEYFTWAQTLSMKPFYRSSFTCSGSACSIRLMLQCGKFGKHNLGTVSMACFMSPKWDFITKFI, from the exons ATGAATTTTTCCCGGAAAGCAAAATCCgccctttcctctctcctctcccgtTATCGAAATCCTCTTCCCAATATCCCATCCCCGCGATCCAATGGATTTCGACACTCTCCCCCTCCACCTTATCCCTCCGCCCCCTTCTCCCGAATCTTCCGCCCCGCCGCCCCCACCGGCGCGGGCGCCGGCGCCGGGAGGTGGCGGCGGTGCTACTATTACTACGTGGACAACCGCCCACTCCAGCACTTCCGCCGCCGCGGCGGGCCCCGCTGGTACCAGAACCCTCGCGCCGTGCTCCTCGTCGCCATCGTCGGCGGCGGCGCCGCCATCACCGTCTACTACGGCAACCTCGAGACAGTCCCCTACACAAAGCGCACGCACTTCATCCTCCTCTCCCCCTCCCTCGAGCGCCAGCTCGGCGAGTCCCAGTTCGAGCAACTAAAGGCCGCCCTCCGCGGCAAGATCCTCCCCGCCCTCCACCCCGACAGCGTCCGCGTACGCCTCATCGCCAAGGAGATCATCGACGCCCTCCAGCGCGGCCTCCGCCACGACGAGCGCCGCTGGAGCGACATGGAGTACGCTTCCGAGTTCCCCGCCGCCGCCGTCTTTGCCACCCCCGAGCGCTCCCGGGACACTCTTCTAGCATTGAGCCGTGATGAagagaaaattgaagaaaaatggaGCCGGAAAGATGAGATTCTTGACGACAAATGGATCCACCAGAGCCGGAAGGAGGGCGAGGCTCGCAGGACCGCGGTCAAGCACTTGGAAGGATTGAATTGGGAGATCCTGGTTGTGAGGGACAGCACCGTCAATGCCTTCTGCCTTCCAGGCGGCAAGATTGTCGTGTTCACGGGGTTGCTCGACCATTTCAGGACCGATGCTGAGATCGCCACGGTCATCGGTCATGAG GTTGGCCATTGTGTTGCTCGGCATGTTGCAGAAATGATCTCAAAGAATTTGTGGTTTACTTTATTGCAGTTGATTCTTTTGCAATTCTTGGCGATGCCCGATCTTATCAGTGCAATGTCAAATCTTGTCCTCAGGCTTCCTCACTCAAGGCG GTGTGAGCAATGCGAATACTTCACATGGGCTCAAACTCTCTCTATGAAGCCATTCTATAGAAGCTCATTTACTTGTTCTGGGTCAGCATGTTCTATTAGGTTAATGCTACAGTGTGGTAAATTTGGTAAGCATAACCTGGGAACCGTGTCTATGGCATGTTTTATGTCTCCTAAATGGGACTTTATTACAAAGTTCATCTAG
- the LOC105042099 gene encoding mitochondrial metalloendopeptidase OMA1 isoform X4: MNFSRKAKSALSSLLSRYRNPLPNIPSPRSNGFRHSPPPPYPSAPFSRIFRPAAPTGAGAGAGRWRRCYYYYVDNRPLQHFRRRGGPRWYQNPRAVLLVAIVGGGAAITVYYGNLETVPYTKRTHFILLSPSLERQLGESQFEQLKAALRGKILPALHPDSVRVRLIAKEIIDALQRGLRHDERRWSDMEYASEFPAAAVFATPERSRDTLLALSRDEEKIEEKWSRKDEILDDKWIHQSRKEGEARRTAVKHLEGLNWEILVVRDSTVNAFCLPGGKIVVFTGLLDHFRTDAEIATVIGHELILLQFLAMPDLISAMSNLVLRLPHSRRCEQCEYFTWAQTLSMKPFYRSSFTCSGSACSIRLMLQCGKFGKHNLGTVSMACFMSPKWDFITKFI, from the exons ATGAATTTTTCCCGGAAAGCAAAATCCgccctttcctctctcctctcccgtTATCGAAATCCTCTTCCCAATATCCCATCCCCGCGATCCAATGGATTTCGACACTCTCCCCCTCCACCTTATCCCTCCGCCCCCTTCTCCCGAATCTTCCGCCCCGCCGCCCCCACCGGCGCGGGCGCCGGCGCCGGGAGGTGGCGGCGGTGCTACTATTACTACGTGGACAACCGCCCACTCCAGCACTTCCGCCGCCGCGGCGGGCCCCGCTGGTACCAGAACCCTCGCGCCGTGCTCCTCGTCGCCATCGTCGGCGGCGGCGCCGCCATCACCGTCTACTACGGCAACCTCGAGACAGTCCCCTACACAAAGCGCACGCACTTCATCCTCCTCTCCCCCTCCCTCGAGCGCCAGCTCGGCGAGTCCCAGTTCGAGCAACTAAAGGCCGCCCTCCGCGGCAAGATCCTCCCCGCCCTCCACCCCGACAGCGTCCGCGTACGCCTCATCGCCAAGGAGATCATCGACGCCCTCCAGCGCGGCCTCCGCCACGACGAGCGCCGCTGGAGCGACATGGAGTACGCTTCCGAGTTCCCCGCCGCCGCCGTCTTTGCCACCCCCGAGCGCTCCCGGGACACTCTTCTAGCATTGAGCCGTGATGAagagaaaattgaagaaaaatggaGCCGGAAAGATGAGATTCTTGACGACAAATGGATCCACCAGAGCCGGAAGGAGGGCGAGGCTCGCAGGACCGCGGTCAAGCACTTGGAAGGATTGAATTGGGAGATCCTGGTTGTGAGGGACAGCACCGTCAATGCCTTCTGCCTTCCAGGCGGCAAGATTGTCGTGTTCACGGGGTTGCTCGACCATTTCAGGACCGATGCTGAGATCGCCACGGTCATCGGTCATGAG TTGATTCTTTTGCAATTCTTGGCGATGCCCGATCTTATCAGTGCAATGTCAAATCTTGTCCTCAGGCTTCCTCACTCAAGGCG GTGTGAGCAATGCGAATACTTCACATGGGCTCAAACTCTCTCTATGAAGCCATTCTATAGAAGCTCATTTACTTGTTCTGGGTCAGCATGTTCTATTAGGTTAATGCTACAGTGTGGTAAATTTGGTAAGCATAACCTGGGAACCGTGTCTATGGCATGTTTTATGTCTCCTAAATGGGACTTTATTACAAAGTTCATCTAG